ATTGACGTCTGAGCGACCTGCACGGGgctcgcggccacggccttgacgagaCCCCCGTGCTCCGCAAAATCCACGTAGGCGAAGCCCTTGCGCTTGTCCATGTCGACAGATGTGACGGCGCCAAAAACTTCGAGGGCTTGCCTGAGCATGGCTTCGGTGACGCCCTGGGACGCGCTGGCGTGCTTTACGAACGCGCGTGTTGCCCCGGGGGACACGCCTGACGACTTCTTCtgcggggccgccgccttgctgTTCGCGGCCTTGGTGTTGGTGGAGGACGCGGCTGTCGACTTGCCATTTGGTGTCTGAGGTGTTGCCGTCTGGCCATCAGTAGCCGGTGTCGCTATCTCGGCCTccaccttcttcttcaaAATAACTGGCGCGGCCGTGGTCGCCGGCAGTGAGGTTGAGGGTGAAGaagcctcggccgccttgcctttctcggcgcccttgccgccgcgagctCTGCGTCCAGACGGTTGCGAGGCCTTCGCGGCCACCGGGCTGTCGGGTCGACTTCTCGGTGGTTGTACAGTCGAGTCTTGGGCCGCTTGAGCAGCGTCGCTCGCGGAAGTAGTCGGACTGTCCTTGGCCGATGGCGCCTTCGCATCGGCTTCGGCTTTAGCGGCGTCGTGTCTagcgcggcggtgggcgcTGCCGGGACTCAGGCCCAGGTCTCGTTGCAGGATcctcgcggcagcggcgatgccagcgcggcgactcTTCGGGGCATCTGAGgaaccagcagcagaaaTTTGGCTGGCCACGTTCTTGGCCGCATCGGCAGCTTGTTCCGTGGCCGCCTTCTTGCTTAGGATCCTGACGGTTTCCTTGGGAGCCTTTTCGGACTTGTCGGCCTTGGAATCTTTGGATCTCTTCTTGGAATCATCATCCTTGGAGCTGGTCTTCTTGGAAGACTTGGCATTTTTTCCAGAGTCCTTGCTCTTGTTCGCTTTCTTCTCCTTGAGATACTCGACCAAGGGGGTGGTCGTGACCTTGGcttcctccttggcctcgtcagCGTCCTCGATGTCGATACTCTCGCGAAGCGGGACAGGATtcgcgaggccctcgagaaAGATCATGAACTCCTGATCCTGATCGATGGTTCCCTGACGGGGGTCTGTGCGCCGCTTGTTGCTTGGGATCTTCTTGTACGGGGAAAACTCAAGAGAAGGAGGGCCGACGAGTGAAGGATTAGTAAAAGTCGCCTTGGCGTCTTCCCACGTTGCAGATCGAACGACTTGGCCAAGGGCCATGATGTCGTCTTTGCGTGTCAGATGGAGGTATGCACGGCTGGGGCGTGACGGCTTGGAAGGACTATATGCAACGCGTTAGAGCTGTTGTGAGGGAAGACATCCTATGAGAAGAAACGTACTCTGTTGAGACTTTGCCGGGGTTGTACGACAGCCAGTcgaccttgcccttgttgAGCTCCCAGTCAGGGCCTAGGATGGCAACACACTCGGCCATGGTCATGCCGGGTGGCAAACGTCGGATGACAAGTTTCTCGCCTTCATCATGAACCCTAGGCTTTGAGCGCCTTGGGGGCTCCGTCCCGCTTGAGTTCTAGTAATCCCGGTTAGCGGACTAGCACAGTTttgatgaggcggcgggcataCGTGCCTTGGTCGCGTCGGTATTTCTGTCTCCAGAGCCCTTGGCCCTGGACGGCCTGATGCCTACGGCCTCGGCTGATGAtgccttgccctgcagcGTATTAGCAGGTGCCGCGAATGacaggggcagcggcgggggaaATACTTTGCCTTCGGCAGGCTGAGGGACGCCGTTGGACCTACGGGTCAAGACCTGTGGCCCCGGGGCCGACATTGCGCGGGCCGTCGATGAATCTGGCCGATGGCGCAACTTGCAGCTGGAACCGGGGTGCTCGCATTGGTGAGACCTCCGCGGGTGGACGGTCGGGCGGGTGAGAGGCACTGTGAGGGCGGATggtggacgatgatgagggcgtGTTTGTGACGCTGCACTGGCTTTGGCGGGTGAAGGTCCGGCGCCCCACCACGAATCGAGTGACTCCTGGCGGGCAATGAAAGGGAGGGAAGCTGGAAACTGGTGAGGTATGAGAGTGGGCCACAGGGGGCTTTGGCGGATCGCCCGCTGCGCATTTGGTATCGGATGGCGTGCGTTATGGCGCAGGGGGTACTTGACGGGTCACGTGGCCTGCCTGCGCATCCGATGCCTGCCCAGTGTGTGTGTCGACGACCTTGGCTtgggtacctacctacaaCTCAAGCCAGACGCCTCAACCCAGGCAGTTCGTGCCGTACGGTAGGTACCCTCCCTATGAGGCAGTACATGGAGCCCACCTCGTACCCCCTACGCTCGCCAATGCCTGCACTACCGCGGGCCCTCCAGCGGATTTGCGGACGGACAGAGCGCTGTAGCTACCTAGGACCCTgactgccctgcctgcccgatCACCAAGCctggcctgctgcaggcccttAGTAATTGTCGCTGCAGCTGTGAGAGGGGAGACGGGAGAAGCATCGTCCAACTTCACTCTCCGACACTGTCGCAGCATCTCTTCATACAGTACCTCGGATGAAGCGCCATCTATTCGTATTCAGCGTCTAACATCATTTTCATcgcctcagcgccgccgcgtccggAACCAGGGCAGACCACCCGGAGTTTAGGTACCCAGCAGGCCCCCTGCGCTGTCCCGACAAACTCCCGTCCCGATCGAGTCCGTCCGACGACACGCCCCCACCCTCGCAGCCAGCACGGGCCAGAGCCTAAGCATCCATCGTAGGTACTGCACGCCCCTGGGCTGCCCAGCTTGCCCCGACCACATCAACCTCCCCTCCACGgggccatcgccatcaacCACCCCAGCCGCGCTCCCGCTGGGCTGCAGATaccgccctcgtcttcgcctcgcGGCGTGCCCGAGacccgtcgccatggcgtccaCCGTGCCCCGACCGGGCCCTGCCAACCTCACCCCCAATGCCGGACTGGACGAAtggctcgaggaggccaagcagTGCCACTACCTGCCCGAGCGGGCCATGAAGGAGCTATGCGAGAAGGTCAAGGAGATTCTGATGGAAGgtatgtcgtcgtcgtcgtcgtcgtcgtcgtcgtcgtcgtcgctgcatgcatgcgcgTCCTATCCGTGCGCGCCTTTCCAGGGTCTGCCGCCCGCTGACCACGAGCTCTCGACACGTGCAGAGTCCAACATCCAGCCTGTGTGCACCCCCGTCACAGTCTGCGGCGACATCCACGGCCAGTTCTacgacctcctcgagctctTCCGAGTCTCGGGCGGGATGCCCGGCGAGAACAACGTTCAGCCCCCCAAGACGGCCACCACGGTCATCACATCCGAAGACATCGAGCCACCGAGTGAGATTACGAACCCCAAGCTGCGAAAGAAGCTGCGATCGCCCATCCCAGGCGTCAGTGCTGATACCCAACAAGATGCCGCAGCCCGAGCCCCAGCGGCCGACACGTCGACTGCCTCCGCCGGCTCCAGCCCTGGTTCCGGCCCCGTGCCCACGGTGACTTCTTCCCAGAGCGCGGAGAACAGGTTCATCTTTCTTGGAGACTTTGTGGACCGCGGTTACTTTAGCTTGGAGACGTTCACGCTCCTCATGTGTCTAAAGGCCAAGTGCGATCTTCCCCCGTCACCAGGGGCCTACGGAGGATGCCCTGTTGCTGACAGCTACGTAGATATCCCGACCGAATTGTTCTCGTCCGCGGCAACCACGAGTCGCGGCAAATCACCCAGGTGTACGGCTTCTACGAAGAATGCCAACAAAAGTACGGCAACGCATCTGTCTGGAAAGCGTGCTGCCAGGTATTTGACTTCTTGGTCCTGGCCGCcattgtcgacggcgaggtgctcTGCGTGCACGGCGGTCTGAGTCCGGAGATCCGGACCATTGACCAGAtccgagtcgtcgcccgcgctcAGGAGATCCCTCACGAGGGGGCTTTCTGCGATCTCGTGTGGTCCGACCCTGAAGACGTCGACACCTGGGCCATTAGCCCTCGCGGTGCCGGGTGGCTGTTTGGTGACAAAGTGGCGACCGAGTTCAACCACGTGAACGGCCTCAAGCTGATTGCGCGAGCGCATCAGCTCGTCAATGAGGGATACAAGGTTGGCGATATTCGATGACGCACCTACAGAGGATGGCGGCTGACTTTTGCAGTATCACTTCGAAGAGAGTTCGGTGGTGACGGTTTGGTCAGCGCCCAACTACTGCTACAGATGCGGCAACGTTGCCTCCATCATGTCTGTAGACAAGGATCTGAACCCCAAGTTTAGCATCTTCTCGGCGGTGCCGGACGACCAGAGGCACGTGCCGGCGAGTAGACGGGGGCCGAGCGACTATTTCCTGTAATGAGCGATGGGACTCTTTCAAGCATCGGGACGGATTGGGCTCTAGATGTACACTAGCACACGGTTGAGATATCCATGACTTGTGAATGAATGGCAACGCATAATGGTTGTTTGGGTAGCTGGCGTTCCCGTTTTGAGTGAGTGAGTACCGTGGCCAAACTCGTTGGCGATGGGTCTGTCTCGGATCTCCTTGTCCACTCCCTCAAGAAACTTCGCCATGAAAAGCACGCCTCACGCTACATAGCAATCAATCACACAGCCCACTGGCTCTCACTTGGCGCCTCTCCCCGCCAgagacgccgcgcgcgccatcTGCGCGTTGCGCGCCTGGTCCCTGGCCTGatcccacgcccgcccactgCCCCCGGCTCGCGCGTCCCGTTCCGCtcgcttctcctccttgaggGTGCGGGCCTTTTCCCTGGGGTCAATCACGACGAgttcctcctcggcctttCTGCGGTTACTCAGGTCCTTGCCTAGCCTGTCTGCCGCAAAGGACAGCGAGTGCGACATccagccctcgtcgtcgctctcctccttgtcctgcTTGTCCCACGCCGTGCAGCTCTGGCAGTTGGCGATGAAGTGCAGGTCGCAcagctccgcctcctcgccctggtcgtcctgggcgccgccgtcggcctcggcctgcttgTCCGTGCCCTGCGCCTGCTCCTTTTCCGGCGGGGCCTTTTCCAGCCTTGATTGGAAGGACTTGAGCATCCGGAGAGTCGCCGAGTCTTCGTTGCTGATCGCGTTGCTGCCCCCCGGTCGTCTTTTGCGACCGCGTATGGAGGTCTCGGGAATCATCGACTCCAGCGTGGACTTGGGTCGCTCCTTGACGGGCTGCTCGGTGTGCATCATACGTCGCATTGACGCCTTGATCGCCGCCAGTTCCTCGTTTGCCCTTTCCAATGCCGATTTCTTGGGAGGCTCGGGTTCTGGTGATGACTCCGGTGACGGTTCTCTAGGCTTTTGCGTTGGCGTTTCCCTCTGCTTTTCCGAGGCAtcggccgcgccctcctcTTCAGCCGCCGGTGTGCTCTCTATTGCGCTCTCTTTGGTCGGCTTATCGGGCTTCGGCGCCTTTTTCTTGATAGCTTTGGGCTCCTGAGGCTCCTCTTGGGGCTCTTCCGCGATTAATCTTGTATCGAACTTGGCTTTCTTGAAAaccggctcctcctcctctccctcttcaTCGCCGAAACTCAGCAGCTGCTTGCCACCCcttcgcttcttcttcttcttgtcttttgcggcgggcggctttgTCGGGGCTCGTGTCGCTACTCTTGTCCGCTTCTGCATATCCTCGAATGGGTTCACCAAGATCTCGATTCgctcgaccttgacggcgtACAGCGGACGCTCCGAGCCCGGCTCCACCTCGGACTCACCTATCTTGGCGAGGTTGTAGATCGTGTCGCCGGCCACGCGCCCAAACAGCGTGTTCTTGCCCGTCAGCTCCTCCGTCTTGTCCAGCGTGAAGAAGAACTGGCTGCCGTTGGTGTCCTGGCGGCCCTCGTTGGCCATACCCAGGAGGCCGCGCCTGTTGAACTTCAACCTCGAGTGGAATTCGTCTTTGAAATTGATTCCCGTCAGACCCGCGTTCTTGCCGTGCCGCTGATCCATCGGCCACGGGTCCAGGTCGCCGCTgaaggcgccgccatcgtATATGgactcgccgccgttgcccgtgcccgtcgggtcgccgccctggaggATAAAATTAGGAACGAGGCGGTGGAATATCGTCCCATCGTAGTAGCCGTCCAAGCTCAGTTGTAAGAAGTTGCGACAAGTCAGAGGCGTCTGCTTCGCGAAGAGTTCGACCTGGATCTCGCCGAGAGTCGTGTGGATgatggccgaggccgtaGGCTGCGGCTCGAGGTTGTATAGGgacgacatggcgggcgcACTCGAGATGCGGTAGGTGGTGGCAGTGTACGCACTGCGGGCGTTTCGGTGTTGCCTCGTTTCGCGTTGGAGCAGTTGGAGAGAAGGCTGAGAATGATCGTCGCCCTCCAAGGAAGCTATACCTATCGATAGGGGCCCCACTTATTTCGACATCAAAGTGCCCGTGAGCTACAACCGCTCGTCGCTCAAGAACAAAATCATCGGTTTCTCAGCAAATGTGAACAGCGGCCTGACCGCCACAATCTAAGCTTCCGCTTGATTTCTATTCGTCATCGTGAGAGTGCCAAAGGCCATCGTGATTCTCTATATGCAGGGCAGTAGATGCAACCACTACTCTACAAGTCGTGAAGAGGGCGATTTTGTCCTCTCTTCAGCTTCGTGAGAAGCTCTCCTAGAGCGCCTCTCGTACAGCCTGGTTTGAACGTGGAACTGCCTACGTACGCACCACAAATCTGTGGGCATTCACCTCCAAAGCCCCTTGTTTGGACCGACCGAGGGATTCGCCGCACAGGGAATCCATGAGAAGGTGCAATCAAACATCGATGAATGGCAATCTCTTCCAGTCTGGTCGAGCTATCGCGGTCGGGGTTGGCTAAAGCCTCGACTGCTGCGTAGAGGAAATTCGAAACTGGCACGACCCCGAAGCCATTGCGATGTTCGTGGCACTCATCGGCCCGCATGCTGCGACCGGGTTCGGAGTTGGAAAGCAGGCGAACCCGTGGCAGGCGCCACTGCGTATCGCAAGACTGGGAAGGAGCGACCCCATGCCGCAAACCGTTGAATGAAGCGGGTCCGGGCCTGGGCCGCTTGAGCCTCAATTGCAATTTGGCGACGACCTCCCGCTTCGAGAGCAGTGAGCCCAACCAACAGACCGTAACGCGGTAGCCACCGTCAGCCTTTTGCAACCACCGCAACCAGCGCCTGAATCATCGAGTATTACTCTAGCCGCCCATATGTTAAAAGAGGTTTTAAGTTCATTCATTTGCACCTCCCTAAGCTTTTTCAGCTTTTCAGAACGATAAATTACAATAGTAAAAGCCCCTTATACTAAAAAGCTTCTTACGCTAAATATACTCAATTTTTAGCCAAACAAGGGGCCTCCGAGCCGGATAGCAACAGATTTATGCTGGGTATACTCAGATAGCGCGGCTTGGCCTAGTTCTCGACCAAGCCCAGATTCCTTAAAACCGCCGAAAGGAAGCTATTAAGCTTATTAGCATGCTTATTAAATTATAGGAGGCTGAAACGATGAAAAGGAACGTATTTTGATGAGTATtaaaaggggggggggggtttggcgagaaggcggcgaggggggaAGTTGCGGAACATGATGTAGGACTTACAGCGTGGTTCAGAAGGTTGTAGCCTAGGTGTTACAGCGGTTAGTAACGGTACTGGACAGCCCCGGAAGGCGCTGTAGTGGGCGCCGGCGAATTGACTTACAGTTGACCCAGACAGTGCCGGCCTTCAGGGCGTTACTGACGCGAATGGCAGTGTTGAGGTCCCGAGTAtggacagcagcggcaaggccgTACGAGGTGTTGTTGCCGAGGGCAACgacctcatcctcgtccttgaaCTTGGAAATGGCGCAGACGGGACCAAAGATCTCCTCCTGCATGATCTTCATGTCTGGGCGGACATTGGAGAAGATGGTAGGCTGGATGAAGTAGCCCTtgtcgccatggcgctcaCCGCCAATCTCCACGGTGGcaccctcctccttgccAGACTTGATGTAGCCCATGATGCGGTCGTACTGCAGCTGACTGACTTGGGGGCCCTGGAAGGTATCGGCCTGGAAGGGATCGCCGACCTTGTTCGCCTGGGCGCGCTTCTTGAAGGCCTCGAGAAACTTGTCGTAGATGCTCTCGTGGACGAAGATACGGGTGCCGGCACAGCAGCACTGGCCGTGGTTGAAGTAGATGCCGAAGTTGACCCAGGAGATGGTCTGCTCGATatcggcgtcggcgaagACGATGTTGGGGGACTtgccgccaagctcgaggGTGACCTTCTTGAggttggaggcggcggcggccttcaTGATGGTGCGGCCGACAACGGTGGAACCGGTGAAAGCGACCTTGTCGATATCCATGTgggaggagatggcggcaccggcgaccTTGCCGAAGCCGGAGAGGAGGTTGAAGACGCCGGGGGGGAAGCCGGCCTCCTTGATGAGGTTGGCAAAGACGAGACCAGACAGAGGCGTCTGCTCAGCCGTCTTCATGACGATGGTGTTGCCGGTAGCCAGGGCCGGGCCGATCTTCCAGGAGAGCATAAGCAGGGGGAAGTTCCAGGGGATGATCTGGCCGCAGACACCAATCTAGAAGACACATTAGCAACTCACAAAGCATCGCTACAGCATGCGTGGGTAACGTACGGGCTCCTCGCGGGTGTAGTGGAACATGTCAGGGGCAATGTCGAGGGTCTTGCCCTCCAACTTGTCGGCCCAGCCACCATAGTAGCGGATgcagccggcgacggcgccgacgtcgcccttggccatggTGATGGACTTGCCGTTGTCGAGggactcgacggcggcgagcaggtcgaggttcttctcgacgaggtcggcgagcttGAGCATCAGGCGGCCGCGCTCCTGGGGAGTGACCTGGCGCCAGGTGGTCTCGAAGgccttgcgggcggcggcgacggccaggtcgACATCCTTCTCGGTGGCCTCGCAGACGGAGGTGATGACCTCCTCGGTAGAGGGGTTGATGACCTCGAACTTCTTCTTGTCGACACCCTCAACCCATTCGTTGTTGATGAACCTAGGGCGTGTGTTAGCTtggtgctgccgcggccgcttcGACGCCAGGTGGCGATTCTTGGTCTGTCGACTTACAGGCCGATGGGCTGCTGGTAGGCGCCCGTAGCCGGGGTCTTGAGCTCGACGGTCAAAGACATGGTGGCTTCGTCTCGGTGGGTATCGAATTACAGTAGCAAGGAGTCTGATGAGGgcacgaggaggaggaggcgatgTAGAAAtagaggagaagagggagacTGCGCAAGAAAAGACAAGCCGACGGGAGTTgactggcagcggcagcaaagTCCTTATAAAGGCGGGGAACCCGTTGTGCCGTCCGTGTCGCCTCCCCCGCAGTGTGAAGGCCGAGCGAGGGGCGACGCTATCCGAACAATCTCGACGGGCGGACGCGATGGGGCAACGCCAcacaggggagggggggagacagaggcgggggggcgggagggcggccggATCCAGAGGCGGAAACGGACTGGGAACATGGAACGGAGGAGCTCCCTGGCAACCGCGCGCTAGACGCCAACAGACTTGTCACCGAGGCATATGTAGGGCACCCACGAtaacgcagcagcagcagcagcagcagcagcagcagcagggcgcaGCACAAGATCGGTGGGATGGTATTATGTCAAGCTCCGGGGAGAGCTTCTAAGAGGAACTTGCCCCTCCACCAGGGGGGCCTTGGGGGCGCTCTGAGATGGATGGTGTTTGGTGGCAGCGAATCACGCACGACGCTCCGATGCCGCTGAGACGCGATGCCACACCATCCGAGGCCCAACGGTGGAGATTCCCCGCAGAGACGCGGCCAATGGCTTGGGATTTTTGCTGGGGACTGCCGATTCGACACGTAAAAGCTCATCCGAACGCGGGCACTTGTGGGAGAGAAATCCTCGCGCGGGCTGCACCTGGGGGCACGGGGTGGCggcatggatggcggcggggggaaggggaggggacaAGGGGTGGCGCTTTTCCCGTAATGTGGCGACAGTCGTTTGTTGCACCTTGTGCTATCACGGCAGATGggtgtgatgatgatgctcgGAGACGCGACGACATGTCCGCTCGAttttaattttttttttaatttttttGTGCTACGTGACGATCCTTGATGTGCTATGCAGCATGCAACGGTCAGCAGCTCTCCAGCCCGCGGCAAAAGCTTGTGCGACGCCAGTTGACTTGATCGTACGGAGGCCTCGGTGTGCAAGGTCCAGGCAAGTTACAACAGTCCAAGAATGAAAACGCGAGccagtacgaagtacacgaCACATCCCCGTCTGTCCGGGCGCCGACTGGACACGCAGATGCGGAAACCCCTCTCTTCTTCCCTACCTCCCTCGATGCACCGCCCGCACGACAACACAACACAGACATCTCGCTCGGACAGACACGGAGCCGCTGACCAAAAACTGGTCCAGATTATGCCTCCTTCCTGATCGCCAtggtgctgcgccgccgccgatatggatggatgggctcgCACGTACTCGCGCTGTTTCGAGGAAGAGTAGACGAgaagccatccatccattccgCCTTCTCCCGTTCCAAGCAATaccgaggcggagcggctATGTAcatatgtacgaagtatgtactCTGTGTGTCAACGGGCGACACGCATCATCCCGGCCAACGAGGCAACAAAGACCCGTCGGAAGTGAGACCAGACACGGCCCCGGTGGGGACCTGTGCGGGCTGGACGCGGGACCCGAGTTGATCAAAAAAGAAAGTGCTGACGCCGAGAACCCCGCAACCGGCATGACGATGGCCAAACGATTTGTCCTTTAGTCAACTGCCTTTGCTCTTGTTGGGGTTTCGAAAGGGGCCACTCGGCTCTTTCGTATCGAAAGTCAGAGTTGCACCCACAGACTTACATTGATGCTCAACAGTTTACCAGCACAGCACATTGTACAGGACGCGAGATACGCGCAAGGCCGCTATGACATCAAGTTCAACGACCAGCCCAAAGATTCACCCTAGCATCTGTTAatgccgacgtcgcccatCGGCCTTTAGCCCACTATCGAGTTTCGCGTGCTCGGCAAAGCgcctggcgaggaggccacccacccccagcccagccagaccTCAAGGGTCAAGAGACATCGTTGGTTACCTATTACCCCTCCGCCCCACCAGCGGTTCCGTCTCGTGGAGACCCTGCTCGCGTTACATCCCACCTCCATGCTGCCGTTCCTGCCACTAGTTGCTCCTCCGTGACAGTGTATGTGGTTGGGTCTTGCCCAGCTGCGGTGAAGTGTGgctgcctcggcctgcatGCCCGCTGGTCCTAGCGCCCAGCCCAACCTCGACATCCGCCTCCCCGGCCAGCCGCTTCTCTTCAGGAAGCGTAGATCTGCTGTGATGTACCTGCTGCGTGTGTGCAGCTCTGGGTGTCCGACAAGGtgtcccgtcccgtctcaACATCGTGGACTTTCCTTCCCGCCGCGCCTAGCGCGCCGCTTACGAAGGCCTACTATCTCATACggttcttcttcttgacgCTCTGTTCGTGTCTCAAAGTCTGCATGGTACGGCAGAAACACCCGGGGTCCTTTGTTCGTACTCGAGCCGTCGTGGCCATCGCCACGGCTGGTCAAGtctggggcggcgagccgtcACGCCACCGGTGCCCGGCTCTCAGAAGCTTACTGTATCTGGAATGGCTGCTTATTCCAATGCCCATCAGTCGAGCCTGGCAGGTCTGCATGCCGGGACGGCGATTGACGAGTTGGTGGCTGGGCCCCGCCCTTGCTTGGTAGCAGCACTAAACATTGATGCCCGGATGTCCTGCAACAGGCACGTGTGCAGGACATCCGACGATGAGGGGTGTTCTTTCCAGTGTTGGTCGTGGCCATGACCCAACGGCATTCTGCCTTTAGCGGATCTTGACACCTGCATGCTCTGCGCATCCCTTAGTATGGGACGGGCCGAGAGTGAGCACGTACATGCAGTCCTGCCTCGGCCATCCTCTAGACCGATTGTGATCCTCTCGCCTCCGAGCCATGATGTCCTGCTTGCGTAGATCGTGTCGGTCGATGCAAGATGGGAAGTACAACATCCAGAGCGCTTGCATAGCGGTGTCCACATGGTGGCGGGAATGCCGGAAATGCATGGCACCCAGATGTGAGAAGCGTGTCCGGATATCAGAGGAATAGGCTACTAGGTAACACAAGCGGGCTTGCTTACTTTGTAATACTCCTCATCAGGCCCTGAGGCCCACATCCTGGGCATTTTGATGTCTTCAACGCCGGCTCGAAGAAGCTCTGAGTCCCGTCCCAAGGCTGTCATCACGGGCCTCCTCAACAGCGCAACTCGCAGATACCCATGTGCGTATCGAACGCATCAGCAATCACTCGCCATACCGGGCACAGAAATGACCCGCGATTGCAAAGAGTATGTTCTAGGTCCAAGCACGTGAGACACATACGCGAATAATCATGCTCACTCCAAGTGACTAAGAAGTGCTAGCTAGGATCGCCATCGTCCTAACTGATCAATCTGACCTAGGCAGTATCCGTTTCCTCGAATCCCCGGCTATCTCAACTCAGTTCCTTCAAAGTAAACGACTGCCGCATGAGTGGTGTACGAAGCACTACGGGCACGACTGGAACCCATCAGGGCCAATGCTGGGCGATATCCCTCCAAACAGTCTTGCTAAGCGCCCGGTGTTTCCCATGCTCATCTCAAGAATTCTGAGAAAATTGAACATATACCGAAGCCCTGTGACTGTGTGCTGGTTTgggcccgtcgccgtgccctcCCAGTCGGCATGCCTCGCGCCTTCACAGTCATTGCTGCCAACAAGGCATGACGAGTTGCACAAAGCCAAACCACACCACCAACCGCGCACGCAACACGCTACTGCGAAAGCGATCCCAGAGAACTCAGCCAGTACCTAACGCGGAATGAAACGAGCAGCTGCAAAGAGATCAACATCCAAAAGTCTTGCTGTCAATTGATGAGCATGATGTCGCACgagatgatgacggcggtTTCTGCGCAGCGAATGTCAACGTCAATTTTCGCCCTCAGTATTGACCCCTACCCCCCTCAAGAGATGAATTCAGGCACTTGCACTTTCTCTATTGTTAAAGTGAGTTGTGCGGGCTTGTTCTAAAGAGTGCACGTatgagctcgaggaggccgccctcAGGCGCCCGAAACTGCGCGTTTGCTCCTGCCACTTTCACGCGCGGCGCACCTTCCTTCCCGCTTCCCATTCACTGCTCTCCCACGCTGCCTTGCCACACAAACCCGGAACTTGAGAAGGCTGAACCCTCAACCTTGTTCTTTTCCTTCTGCCCTTCGCCTCATCTATCAAGTCACCGACGTCGGGAACGCAGCCATGGCTGTTATATCAAAAATCCCGGGCTTGTCCGTCAGCGTCGCAGTCAACAACGAAATCGCGACAGAATACTCTACCGTTGAAAGCGAAATCAGCGGTTCTATTGACGGGGAGGCTTCAGCGGCTGGAGATCGAGGCGAGCACGTTTGGCCCCGTACGACAACGTACATTGAATCCTATTCGGGTGCCCCGTTTCGCATCGAGGCGACATTCAGCGCTGGTTTTCAGACTGCAGTTTCGAAACACAAAGATCATGACGCCATCTCCGTTGAGGTATACGTCGATGGAACTTGGGTGACTAGCGGGTGGGCCTATTTGGAGTCGCTCGGCAAGGACGCCCCGTATGTCATCCCAATAGAGAACACATGGACACAGTCAGAGACGGGCGGCCTGTTGGAGGAGCGCCAGTTCGCATTTGCGCCGGTATCTAGGGGTAAGT
The genomic region above belongs to Purpureocillium takamizusanense chromosome 5, complete sequence and contains:
- the ALD5 gene encoding aldehyde dehydrogenase (NAD(P)(+)) ald5 (COG:E~EggNog:ENOG503NW4N), which translates into the protein MSLTVELKTPATGAYQQPIGLFINNEWVEGVDKKKFEVINPSTEEVITSVCEATEKDVDLAVAAARKAFETTWRQVTPQERGRLMLKLADLVEKNLDLLAAVESLDNGKSITMAKGDVGAVAGCIRYYGGWADKLEGKTLDIAPDMFHYTREEPIGVCGQIIPWNFPLLMLSWKIGPALATGNTIVMKTAEQTPLSGLVFANLIKEAGFPPGVFNLLSGFGKVAGAAISSHMDIDKVAFTGSTVVGRTIMKAAAASNLKKVTLELGGKSPNIVFADADIEQTISWVNFGIYFNHGQCCCAGTRIFVHESIYDKFLEAFKKRAQANKVGDPFQADTFQGPQVSQLQYDRIMGYIKSGKEEGATVEIGGERHGDKGYFIQPTIFSNVRPDMKIMQEEIFGPVCAISKFKDEDEVVALGNNTSYGLAAAVHTRDLNTAIRVSNALKAGTVWVNCYNLLNHALPFGGFKESGLGRELGQAALSEYTQHKSVAIRLGGPLFG
- a CDS encoding uncharacterized protein (EggNog:ENOG503P6I7); its protein translation is MAVISKIPGLSVSVAVNNEIATEYSTVESEISGSIDGEASAAGDRGEHVWPRTTTYIESYSGAPFRIEATFSAGFQTAVSKHKDHDAISVEVYVDGTWVTSGWAYLESLGKDAPYVIPIENTWTQSETGGLLEERQFAFAPVSRVDDASKQKIVEDSKIAESLGEIIIGIDLMTTVDDDFFDYPENVANPAGVFSLAEKAMKGAAISHGTS